One genomic segment of Natrialbaceae archaeon AArc-T1-2 includes these proteins:
- a CDS encoding Hsp20/alpha crystallin family protein gives MSALRDALRDLSDAVFFDLLESDEAYLLVLDVPGVSAEALEVGVDGGRITIQATRAKDVPGEYRYLEENRSMHVDVDLPLPADATEAGAEASVSRGVLELYLPKREDAAETAIDIVADENESEDTDTDTTSTGRTNGPDT, from the coding sequence ATGTCAGCGCTCCGCGACGCCTTGCGGGATCTTTCGGACGCGGTGTTTTTCGACCTCCTCGAGAGCGACGAGGCGTACCTGCTCGTACTCGACGTGCCGGGCGTCTCCGCGGAGGCGCTCGAGGTCGGCGTCGACGGCGGTCGCATCACGATCCAAGCCACTCGAGCGAAAGACGTACCCGGGGAGTACCGCTACCTCGAGGAGAATCGATCGATGCACGTCGACGTCGACCTGCCGCTGCCCGCCGACGCGACCGAGGCGGGTGCAGAGGCGTCCGTGTCACGCGGCGTCCTCGAGTTGTACCTGCCCAAACGTGAGGACGCTGCGGAGACGGCGATCGACATCGTCGCGGACGAAAACGAGAGTGAAGATACCGACACCGACACTACCAGCACCGGTAGAACGAACGGACCCGACACCTAA
- a CDS encoding ammonium transporter has translation MVDPILLEATAADLEELATGMNLMWALTVTFLIFFMHAGFAMLEAGQVRSKNVANQLTKNMLTWAVGIGVFFVIGMGISNNVGAALGGGESSPLTMFGEGSFDWAMWLFSAVFAMTAATIVSGAVAGRAKLRAYVGYTFLLAAVIYPVVAATVWYAPGGTPILASFGFADFAGGMVVHGVGGVAGLTAAWVLGARMDKYDDDGSANVIPGHSMTFAVLGTLILCFGWFGFNVGTAATVVDPGTFELADFDYVGSVAMVTALGMGMGAIGASVVSLGLTGKVDTLYVANGMLAGLVGVTGPTDLITPMGALAIGFIAGAQLPIVFRFVEKRLGIDDVCAVFPVHGTAGMLGLILFPLWSIEGTAVGGGVVAGGVLSIEAGAFVPQLVGVAVITIWTVLATAAVWGAFKAIGQARVTPEHERDGLDVAEHGVDTYPEFGTPEVAPDGGQPGGATSSLDVRTDGGTPNDDGVKLVTAIVRPDRLGAIKTALVDADAPSLTVTNVSGRGSQPAKKGQWRGEEYTVDLHEKVKIECAVADVPADDVVTAIREAAYTGEPGDGKIFVTEIEDVCQVRTGDTGTEAV, from the coding sequence ATGGTAGATCCGATCCTCCTCGAGGCGACCGCGGCGGACCTCGAAGAGCTCGCGACGGGGATGAACCTGATGTGGGCGTTGACGGTCACGTTCCTCATCTTCTTCATGCACGCTGGCTTCGCGATGCTCGAGGCGGGCCAGGTGCGTTCGAAGAACGTCGCGAACCAGCTCACGAAGAACATGCTGACCTGGGCGGTCGGCATCGGCGTCTTCTTCGTGATCGGGATGGGGATCTCGAACAACGTCGGCGCGGCACTCGGCGGCGGCGAGAGTAGCCCGCTGACGATGTTCGGCGAGGGATCGTTCGACTGGGCGATGTGGCTCTTTAGTGCGGTGTTCGCGATGACCGCGGCGACGATCGTCTCCGGTGCCGTCGCCGGTCGCGCGAAGCTGCGGGCGTACGTCGGGTACACCTTCCTGCTGGCGGCGGTCATCTACCCCGTCGTCGCGGCGACGGTCTGGTACGCCCCCGGCGGAACGCCGATCCTCGCTTCCTTCGGCTTCGCCGACTTCGCGGGCGGGATGGTCGTCCACGGCGTCGGCGGCGTCGCCGGCCTCACCGCAGCGTGGGTTCTCGGCGCTCGCATGGACAAGTACGACGACGACGGCTCCGCCAACGTCATCCCGGGCCACTCGATGACCTTCGCCGTGTTGGGCACGCTGATCCTCTGTTTCGGCTGGTTCGGCTTCAACGTCGGGACGGCCGCGACCGTCGTCGATCCGGGAACGTTCGAACTCGCCGACTTCGACTACGTCGGCAGCGTCGCGATGGTCACCGCCCTGGGGATGGGGATGGGCGCGATCGGTGCCTCCGTCGTCTCCCTGGGATTGACCGGCAAGGTCGACACGCTGTACGTCGCAAACGGGATGCTCGCCGGTCTCGTCGGCGTCACTGGCCCGACGGACCTGATCACGCCGATGGGTGCACTGGCGATCGGCTTCATCGCCGGCGCACAGCTCCCGATCGTCTTCCGGTTCGTCGAGAAGCGCCTGGGGATCGACGACGTCTGTGCGGTCTTTCCCGTCCACGGCACCGCGGGGATGCTCGGGCTGATCCTCTTCCCGCTGTGGTCGATCGAGGGAACGGCGGTCGGTGGCGGCGTCGTCGCCGGCGGGGTCCTCTCGATCGAGGCCGGCGCGTTCGTTCCCCAGCTCGTCGGCGTCGCCGTCATCACGATCTGGACGGTGCTCGCGACCGCGGCCGTCTGGGGCGCGTTCAAAGCCATCGGCCAGGCCCGCGTCACGCCCGAACACGAACGCGACGGCCTCGACGTCGCGGAACACGGCGTCGACACCTACCCCGAGTTCGGCACGCCCGAGGTCGCACCAGACGGCGGCCAGCCCGGCGGCGCGACCTCGAGTCTCGACGTCCGCACGGACGGCGGCACGCCGAACGACGACGGCGTCAAACTGGTGACGGCGATCGTTCGTCCCGACCGACTCGGCGCGATCAAGACGGCGCTGGTCGACGCCGACGCCCCCTCGCTGACGGTCACGAACGTCTCCGGTCGCGGCTCCCAGCCCGCGAAGAAAGGCCAGTGGCGCGGCGAGGAGTACACCGTCGACCTCCACGAGAAGGTCAAAATCGAGTGTGCCGTCGCCGACGTCCCCGCTGACGACGTCGTCACGGCGATCCGCGAGGCAGCCTACACCGGCGAACCCGGCGACGGGAAGATCTTCGTGACCGAGATCGAGGACGTCTGCCAGGTCCGGACCGGCGACACCGGCACGGAGGCAGTCTGA
- a CDS encoding uracil-DNA glycosylase yields MDEQMDGLEVTACTRCPALVASRSRIVNGTGPEDADLLFVGEGPGAREDEQGEPFVGRSGSVLDETLLAVGLERSAVRITNCVRCRPPENRDPTAEELGNCRGYLEREIDRVDPEVVVTLGKVPSEHLLERSVAVTAAAGDLEEVRIAGTPRRVLVCVHPAATLYDRSQADTFETTLERAAALAGIDDSAGGQTRLDGF; encoded by the coding sequence ATGGACGAGCAGATGGACGGACTCGAGGTCACGGCCTGCACGCGGTGTCCGGCGCTGGTAGCGTCGCGAAGCCGGATCGTCAACGGAACCGGGCCGGAGGACGCCGACCTGTTGTTCGTCGGCGAGGGGCCGGGCGCACGGGAGGACGAACAGGGCGAGCCGTTCGTCGGCCGCAGCGGCTCGGTACTCGACGAGACGCTGCTTGCCGTTGGCCTCGAGCGGTCGGCCGTCCGGATCACCAACTGCGTGCGCTGTCGGCCGCCGGAGAACCGCGATCCGACCGCCGAGGAACTCGGGAACTGCCGGGGCTACCTCGAGCGGGAGATCGACCGCGTCGACCCCGAGGTCGTCGTCACGCTCGGGAAAGTGCCGAGCGAACACCTGCTCGAGCGATCGGTCGCCGTCACCGCGGCGGCGGGCGACCTCGAGGAGGTCCGCATCGCGGGCACGCCCCGTCGCGTCCTCGTCTGTGTCCACCCCGCGGCGACGCTGTACGACCGGAGCCAGGCCGACACGTTCGAGACGACACTCGAGCGGGCCGCGGCGCTTGCGGGTATCGACGACTCGGCCGGCGGCCAGACCCGGCTGGACGGCTTCTGA
- a CDS encoding DUF211 domain-containing protein, with the protein MVRIRRLVLDVLKPHDPGTVAFTEGIGELEGIEGVTATLVEIDENVRTLRVTLEGEALDVDAIEDRITDLGGSVHSVDEVSCGERIVEDSWTGGR; encoded by the coding sequence ATGGTTCGGATTCGCCGTCTCGTACTCGACGTCCTGAAGCCACACGACCCTGGCACCGTCGCGTTCACCGAAGGGATCGGCGAACTCGAGGGCATCGAGGGCGTCACTGCCACGCTGGTCGAGATCGACGAGAACGTCCGCACCCTCCGGGTCACGCTCGAGGGCGAGGCCCTCGACGTCGACGCGATCGAAGACCGGATCACGGACCTGGGCGGGTCGGTCCACTCGGTCGACGAGGTCTCCTGTGGCGAGCGGATCGTCGAGGACAGCTGGACGGGCGGCAGATGA
- a CDS encoding ABC1 kinase family protein: MLAYARDRRRFLLFGRSRRVTAETHRQRAEVLLESLLTLGPTFIKLGQLLSTRPDILPPAYIDVLSALQDRVPPAPWVEAKDVLEDDLGPVEQRFDEFDTDAISGASLGQVYRATVDGRDVAVKIRRPNIEELVEADLHVIRWSMPLLLYFVDESRAFSLENLADEFAKTIREEMDYEREAAMLAEIRQNFLEDDRYVIPAVIDSHSSSRVLTMEYVGGTKITDVDELDARDIDRSRVAEDLQRSYMQMIIDDGVFHADPHPGNLAVTDDGRIVFYDFGMSSRVDEYVQEKIVEFYIAVANQDIDAILDALIAIGTLSPEADRGVMAEVMELAIADARGEDIEQYRVQQIIGQVEDSIYEFPLRLPKNLALVLRVATVVEGVCVTLDPDFDFISTATDYLTEQGYREESVRRFLEGAGDQVRDASQSLVRMPPKAERLLDRADRDDLYVRIDVEDSQGNFDALAKRLIYGMLLTMGLFSMGVLYALDAPEASVVAAVFSAVLTVLLYRSFRKPRSIGAKPQFTRQKLRQQRTDEE, encoded by the coding sequence TTGCTCGCGTACGCCCGTGACAGGCGACGGTTCCTGCTGTTCGGGCGCTCGCGACGGGTCACCGCCGAGACCCACCGCCAGCGAGCGGAAGTGTTGCTCGAGTCGCTTCTGACGCTCGGGCCGACGTTCATCAAACTCGGCCAGTTGCTCTCGACGCGGCCGGACATCCTCCCGCCGGCGTACATCGACGTCCTCTCGGCGTTGCAGGATCGGGTGCCGCCGGCCCCGTGGGTCGAGGCGAAAGACGTCCTCGAGGACGATCTCGGACCCGTCGAGCAGCGATTCGACGAGTTCGACACCGACGCGATAAGCGGCGCGAGTCTCGGGCAGGTGTACCGGGCGACGGTCGACGGCCGGGACGTCGCGGTCAAGATCCGCCGGCCGAACATCGAGGAACTGGTCGAGGCCGACCTTCACGTCATCCGGTGGTCGATGCCGCTTTTGCTGTACTTCGTCGACGAGTCGCGGGCGTTCTCGCTCGAGAACCTGGCCGACGAGTTCGCGAAGACGATCCGTGAGGAGATGGACTACGAGCGCGAGGCGGCGATGCTCGCGGAGATTCGACAGAACTTCCTCGAGGACGACCGCTACGTCATTCCGGCGGTGATCGACTCGCACTCGAGTTCGCGGGTGCTCACGATGGAGTACGTCGGCGGGACGAAGATCACGGACGTCGACGAACTCGACGCGCGTGACATCGATCGCAGCCGGGTTGCGGAAGACCTCCAGCGGTCGTACATGCAGATGATCATCGACGACGGCGTCTTTCACGCCGATCCTCACCCCGGGAACCTGGCGGTGACCGACGACGGCCGGATCGTCTTCTACGACTTCGGGATGAGCAGCCGCGTCGACGAGTACGTCCAGGAGAAGATCGTCGAGTTCTACATCGCCGTCGCGAACCAGGACATCGACGCGATCCTCGACGCCTTGATCGCGATCGGCACGCTTAGCCCCGAGGCCGACCGGGGCGTGATGGCCGAGGTGATGGAACTGGCCATCGCGGACGCCCGCGGCGAGGACATCGAACAGTACCGGGTCCAGCAGATTATCGGCCAGGTCGAAGACTCGATCTACGAGTTTCCGCTCCGACTGCCGAAGAACCTCGCGCTCGTGCTCCGGGTGGCGACGGTCGTCGAGGGCGTCTGTGTCACGCTCGATCCGGACTTCGATTTCATCTCGACGGCGACCGACTACCTCACCGAGCAGGGCTACCGCGAGGAGTCCGTTCGCCGCTTTCTCGAGGGTGCAGGCGATCAGGTGCGAGACGCAAGCCAGTCGCTCGTCCGGATGCCGCCGAAAGCCGAACGGCTGCTCGACCGGGCCGACCGCGACGACCTCTACGTCCGCATCGACGTCGAGGACTCACAGGGGAACTTCGACGCGCTCGCCAAACGGCTCATCTACGGGATGTTACTGACGATGGGGCTGTTCTCGATGGGCGTTCTCTACGCCCTCGACGCTCCGGAGGCGTCGGTCGTCGCGGCCGTCTTCTCTGCGGTGCTCACCGTCTTGCTCTACCGGTCGTTTCGCAAGCCGCGCTCGATCGGCGCGAAACCCCAGTTCACGCGACAGAAGCTCCGGCAGCAGCGAACCGACGAGGAGTGA